In one Ananas comosus cultivar F153 linkage group 12, ASM154086v1, whole genome shotgun sequence genomic region, the following are encoded:
- the LOC109718008 gene encoding ABC transporter C family member 10-like, with protein MDGLTSAWMGSCGMLICSNKGENPCGFNGILCSSTCINHMIVVSVNLLLFVALLVNFVLKIRKHAVPPRGFFGFSSPLRRFAAAFDGCLGLVYVGLSLWMLEENFRKGVAFYPLHQWLVVLSQGLCMALIGFVLSTKFRLLGVVFVKVWSVATALFACFICFSSVLSIAEEKRVSTKACLDVLSLPGALLLLLYGFKQSRNEESCEFIDGSLYKALSDEPNGNVAIDFETDVTPFATAGVLSGMSFWWLNPLMKKGYEKPLEEKDIPHLGVTDRAKSRYFLFLEKLDREKQVKQRASPSIFWVIVSCHKRDIFVSGFFALLKILTLSAGPMLLNAFIKVSLGNAAFKYEGYVLALALFLAKCFESLSQRQWYFRTRRLGLQVRSLLSAAIYKKQQRLSNLAKLSHSSGEITNYVTVDAYRIGEFPFWFHQTWTTSLQLCIALMILYNAVGLATISSMVVIILTVLCNAPLANLQHKFQTKLMEAQDKRLKAMSEALINMKVLKLYAWETHFRKAIEGLREVECKWLSAFQLRRAYNSFLFWSSPVLVSAATFLTCYLINIPLDPSNVFTFVATLRLVQDPVRQIPDVIGVVIQAKVAFSRIENFLDAPELDNRQLRRKYSAGVENLIKIESCSFSWDENIAKPTLRNINLEVKDGEKVAICGEVGSGKSSLLAAVLGEIPKTQGTIQVCGKIAYVSQNAWIQTGTVQENILFGSALDKQRYQETLERCSLVKDLEMLPFGDHTEIGERGVNLSGGQKQRVQLARALYQDADIYLLDDPFSAVDAHTATSLFNEYVMGALSNKTVLLVTHQVDFLPVFDSILLMSDGQILRAAPYQELLASCEEFQDLVNAHKDTVDLERLNKMVPNRKTETSTGEINKINGSKHRESANPSGVDQLIKKEERETGDTGLKPYMQYLSQNKGYLYASLAALCHLIFVSGQISQNSWMAANIQNPNVSTLKLIAVYLGIGFGTVIFLFGRSLFVVVLGLETSKSLFSQLLNSLFRAPMSFFDSTPLGRILSRVSSDLSIVDLDVPFSFIFSMSATMNACGNLGVLAVVTWQVLFVSIPMIYLTFRLQRYYLASAKELMRINGTTKSLVANHLAESIQGATTIRAFEEEDRFFAKNLELIDQNASPFFQNFAASEWLIQRLETMSAATVSSSALVMALLPPGTFSSGFVGMALSYGLSLNMSLVFSIQNQCTLANLIISVERLNQYMNIESEAPEIVKENRPAPDWPAVGRVELKDLKIRYRPDTPLVLRGITCTFEGGHKIGIVGRTGSGKTTLIGALFRLVEPAGGKIVIDGLDVTTIGLHDLRSRLGIIPQDPTLFHGSVRYNLDPIGQFTDQEIWEVLDKCQLREAVQEKEQGLDSLVVEEGSNWSMGQRQLFCLGRALLRRSRILVLDEATASIDNATDAILQKTIRTEFADSTVITVAHRIPTVMDCTMVLAISDGKLVEYDEPMKLMKTEGSLFRELVKEYWSHTSNGNM; from the exons ATGGATGGTCTCACAA GTGCTTGGATGGGCTCTTGTGGGATGCTCATTTGCTCCAACAAAGGTGAGAATCCATGTGGGTTCAATGGAATCCTCTGCTCTTCTACTTGCATCAACCACATGATTGTTGTCTCAGTCAATTTGCTGCTGTTTGTCGCGCTTCTGGTCAATTTCGTTCTTAAGATTCGAAAGCACGCCGTTCCTCCGCGAGGGTTCTTCGGTTTCTCGTCGCCGTTGCGGCGGTTTGCCGCCGCGTTCGACGGTTGTTTGGGGCTTGTTTATGTCGGCCTTAGTTTGTGGATGTTGGAAGAGAACTTTAGGAAGGGGGTGGCTTTTTACCCTCTTCATCAGTGGCTTGTAGTGTTGTCTCAAGGCTTGTGTATGGCGCTTATCGGCTTTGTTCTCAGCACCAAATTTAGACTTCTCGGAGTAGTGTTTGTTAAAGTGTGGTCGGTTGCGACGGCGTTGTTTGCGTGTTTTATCTGCTTTTCTTCGGTTCTGAGTATCGCCGAAGAGAAGAGGGTATCTACAAAGGCCTGCTTAGATGTTTTGTCATTACCGGGAGCTTTACTATTACTCCTATACGGATTCAAGCAATCGAGAAATGAAGAGAGCTGTGAATTCATTGATGGGTCTTTGTATAAGGCTTTGAGCGACGAACCGAATGGTAATGTGGCGATCGATTTTGAGACGGACGTTACTCCTTTTGCGACTGCCGGGGTTCTAAGTGGAATGTCCTTTTGGTGGCTCAACCCTTTGATGAAGAAGGGTTATGAGAAGCCCTTAGAAGAGAAAGATATACCTCACTTGGGTGTAACGGATCGAGCGAAAAGCCGTTACTTTTTATTCCTGGAGAAATTGGATAGAGAAAAGCAGGTAAAGCAGAGAGCTTCGCCGTCGATTTTTTGGGTTATTGTTTCGTGCcataaaagagatatttttgtATCTGGGTTCTTCGCGCTGCTTAAGATCCTCACTCTATCGGCCGGCCCCATGCTCTTAAACGCCTTCATCAAAGTATCGTTAGGGAACGCGGCTTTTAAGTATGAAGGTTATGTTTTGGCCTTGGCTTTGTTCCTTGCTAAATGTTTCGAGTCCTTATCACAAAGGCAGTGGTACTTTCGGACAAGAAGGTTAGGACTTCAAGTGAGATCTCTATTATCAGCAGCTATCTATAAGAAGCAACAACGGCTATCGAATTTGGCAAAACTGAGCCATTCCTCTGGGGAAATTACGAATTATGTTACCGTGGATGCGTATAGAATAGGGGAATTTCCGTTTTGGTTTCATCAGACATGGACTACAAGCCTTCAACTCTGCATTGCGCTGATGATTCTATACAATGCTGTGGGCCTAGCAACAATTTCTTCTATGGTTGTGATTATACTTACTGTGCTATGCAATGCtcctttggccaatttgcagcATAAGTTTCAGACCAAGTTAATGGAAGCTCAAGATAAGAGGCTCAAGGCCATGTCCGAGGCTTTGATTAATATGAAGGTTTTGAAACTATATGCATGGGAAACACATTTTAGAAAGGCTATAGAAGGGCTGAGGGAAGTTGAATGCAAATGGCTTTCGGCTTTTCAGCTTCGAAGAGCATATAACAGCTTCCTCTTTTGGTCGTCGCCTGTACTCGTATCAGCAGCAACCTTTCTAACCTGCTATCTTATTAATATTCCTCTCGATCCTAGTAATGTATTCACCTTCGTAGCTACATTACGTTTAGTTCAGGACCCAGTTAGGCAAATACCAGATGTGATCGGGGTAGTTATTCAAGCAAAGGTCGCATTTTCTCGGATAGAAAATTTTCTAGATGCGCCTGAGCTTGATAATAGACAACTAAGAAGAAAGTATAGTGCGGGTGTGGAGAATTTAATAAAGATTGAGTCTTGCAGTTTCTCGTGGGATGAGAACATTGCGAAGCCCACTCTGAGGAATATAAATTTAGAAGTGAAAGATGGAGAGAAGGTTGCGATTTGTGGGGAGGTCGGTTCAGGAAAGTCGAGTCTTTTGGCAGCTGTTCTAGGAGAGATTCCGAAGACACAGGGCACG ATTCAAGTTTGTGGGAAAATAGCGTATGTTTCTCAGAATGCATGGATTCAAACAGGTACTGTACAAGAGAATATCTTGTTTGGGTCCGCCTTGGATAAGCAAAGGTATCAAGAAACCCTGGAGAGGTGCTCTTTAGTAAAAGACCTTGAGATGTTACCCTTTGGAGACCATACTGAAATAGGAGAAAGAGGGGTAAATCTCAGTGGAGGCCAAAAGCAGCGTGTTCAGCTTGCCCGCGCATTGTACCAAGATGCAGATATTTATCTTTTGGATGATCCTTTCAGTGCCGTCGATGCACACACAGCTACTAGCCTTTTTAAT GAATATGTCATGGGAGCTCTATCAAACAAGACAGTACTGTTAGTGACTCATCAAGTGGATTTCCTACCAGTTTTTGATTCCATTTtg TTAATGTCAGATGGACAGATTCTGCGAGCGGCACCTTATCAAGAACTTCTTGCTTCTTGCGAAGAATTTCAGGACCTTGTCAATGCACATAAAGATACTGTGGATCTTGAAAGGCTTAACAAAATGGTCCCTAATAGAAAAACAGAGACATCTACGGGAGAGATCAACAAAATTAATGGCAGCAAGCATCGGGAGAGTGCGAACCCCTCGGGAGTAGACCAACTGATTAAGAAAGAGGAGAGGGAAACGGGAGATACTGGTTTAAAGCCATATATGCAGTATCTGAGTCAGAACAAGGGCTATTTGTACGCATCACTTGCTGCTCTCTGTCATCTGATATTTGTATCGGGACAGATTTCACAGAACTCGTGGATGGCCGCCAACATTCAAAACCCTAATGTCAGCACCTTAAAATTGATCGCGGTGTATTTGGGAATTGGATTCGGGACAGTTATCTTCTTGTTCGGTAGATCTTTATTTGTAGTTGTCCTAGGCCTTGAGACATCTAAGTCCTTATTTTCTCAGTTACTGAACTCCCTATTCCGTGCACCAATGTCATTCTTCGATTCCACTCCTCTCGGAAGGATACTAAGTCGG GTCTCTTCCGACTTGAGCATTGTTGACCTTGATGTCCCGTTTAGCTTCATCTTTAGTATGAGTGCTACCATGAATGCATGCGGCAATCTTGGGGTATTGGCTGTCGTTACCTGGCAAGTCTTATTCGTCTCTATACCAATGATCTATTTGACCTTTCGATTGCAG AGGTACTACTTAGCTTCTGCAAAGGAATTGATGCGGATCAATGGAACAACGAAATCTCTCGTAGCCAACCACCTAGCTGAATCAATTCAAGGAGCAACAAcaattagggcttttgaggaGGAAGACCGCTTCTTTGCCAAAAATTTGGAGCTTATTGACCAAAATGCAAGTCCCTTCTTCCAGAATTTTGCTGCGAGTGAATGGTTGATTCAACGCTTGGAGACTATGAGTGCAGCCACTGTTTCATCGTCAGCCCTTGTTATGGCTCTGCTCCCTCCTGGCACTTTTAGCTCCG GTTTTGTCGGAATGGCTCTCTCTTATGGTCTTTCATTAAACATGTCTCTTGTATTCTCTATTCAAAATCAGTGCACACTAGCGAATCTCATCATCTCAGTAGAAAGGCTGAATCAATACATGAACATAGAAAGTGAGGCCCCGGAAATTGTCAAAGAGAACCGACCTGCACCTGATTGGCCAGCTGTCGGTCGAGTAGAGCTCAAAGATTTGAAG ATAAGATATAGGCCAGATACCCCGCTCGTATTACGTGGAATAACATGCACATTTGAAGGTGGGCACAAGATTGGGATAGTAGGCCGCACCGGAAGTGGAAAGACAACCCTAATAGGTGCATTATTTCGGCTTGTCGAACCAGCTGGAGGAAAAATAGTCATAGATGGGCTAGACGTGACCACGATTGGGCTTCATGATTTACGGTCTCGACTGGGAATCATTCCGCAAGATCCAACTCTCTTTCATGGCTCTGTTAGATATAATCTTGATCCTATTGGACAATTCACAGACCAAGAAATATGGGAG GTTCTTGACAAATGCCAACTCCGAGAAGCTGTTCAAGAGAAGGAACAGGGCTTAGATTCACTAG TTGTCGAGGAGGGATCAAATTGGAGCATGGGACAAAGGCAGTTATTCTGCTTGGGCCGTGCACTTCTGAGACGAAGCCGCATATTAGTTCTTGACGAGGCCACCGCGTCCATCGATAATGCCACGGACGCCATTCTTCAGAAAACCATCAGAACGGAATTTGCGGATAGTACTGTTATTACGGTTGCACATCGGATCCCCACGGTTATGGACTGCACCATGGTGCTTGCTATTAGCGACG GGAAATTGGTGGAGTACGATGAACCTATGAAACTCATGAAAACCGAGGGGTCTCTGTTCCGAGAGCTCGTGAAGGAATACTGGTCGCATACATCAAATGGCAACATGTAG